In the Planctomycetaceae bacterium genome, GGTGTGAAAAAACTGTTTACTCAACCAGTAACTCGTTAGTAATCAACTTGCCTGACAACGTATGCTGAGCAGTCACGCAAGTGTTTGAGACTGGCGGGGAAGACTTCTCGCGCGTAATCCAGAGACCGATCCGTGTGCGATTTCTTTCCGGCACATCAGGAGAGTGTTGATGTCCAGCAGTGTTCTGCAGAGACCCACTTTGGTGCTCAATCGAAGCTGGCAGCCGGTTGCCGTATCAACCGTTGCCCGAGCCCTGGTGAAGGTCTGGAACGAGTCGGCACGGATCGTCGACCCAGCCGACTACCAGCAGTACGACTGGGAAGACTGGTCTCGATTGAAACCAGAAGATGGTGACGATGTCATTCAGACTCAGTGGCTTCAGCTAAAGGTACCGGAGGTGATTACCCTGACACGCTATGACCGCCTTCCTGTCAAGATTGTGGCCTTCAGTCGCAGGAATGTGTTCAAGCGGGACGGGTTCACGTGCCAGTACTGTGGCTGCCGCCCAGGTAGCGAAGAACTAACCATTGACCACGTGATCCCTCGATCCCGGGGCGGTATATCGTCATGGACCAACTGCGTACTCGCCTGTATCGAGTGCAATTCCCGGAAGGGAAATCGCACACCAGAACAGGCAAATATGCCATTGAGGAAAACTCCAACCCGTCCGCTCTGGAATCCCCTTTACGCTCCGCATGGTGCGAGAATCCAAAGCTGGTCGAAATTCGTCAGCGAAGCCTACTGGAACGTGGAACTCGACGAGTAATCTTTGGCCGGGTTAAATGGGGTGTCTGCGTAAGGCGGGTTTTCCCAATGTTGTGATTGGATGCAAAGGCGAAAACCAATCACCGGGTCTAACTGTCCTTTGAAAAATCCGGGCGGCACGCAGGAGGACTGGCAACCATCGTGTTTTCAGGTCTCCTGCTCGAGCCAGTCCCGTTTTTCAGTAGGCTGCTAAGCTAACCACCGGAGGCCGGACACGGGGATTCGATCGGGGGAGGACTGCCTGACGTCAGGCGATTCTCCCCTTTTCATTGCACCTTCCTTCGCCCTGCCAATTTCAGGACTGTGCGTGAATGACCGTGCAATTGCGCGCCCCGCGGATGATCGATCACCCGAACTGAAACAGGTCTGGCATCAGTTTTTCAAAACAACTATAAGCCTCTCCTCTGCTGCGAAGCGCCCCTGCGCGCGGTGTAGCCGGTTTGTGGCAGAGACCAGGTCTCCTGTTTGCTGGGATGCGAAGGGAGACTCGCTGCAGGATCTCAGGAGTTCCCGAGCCCCTGCGACATTTGTGAGATACCTGACCATCAATGCTGGCCAGGTAGTTCGAATACCCAAATCATCGGAAGGGAGTCCGATGTTGCGATTCATTTTTGCAACTTCAGTTCTTTTCGTTTCGTTCGCAGCGTTTACTGGCCCTGGTTCTCCGGCGTGTCTTGCTCAGGAGGCCCCTTCCGGACGCGCCAGAATCAATGATGAAGAACCGCTCCCTCCGGATCTCGAAAAGGTCCTGCGAATGTGGGCTGACGCGAGCAGTCGCATCCAGCGTCTGGAAGGTGAGCATACGCGGCGAGTGTATGACTATACTTTTCAGGTCGAGAAAATCTCTGTTGGCAAATTCTTTTATGAATCGCCGGACAAGGGACGAATTGACATCTCCCCAGCCGACGACAAGCTCATGGCCGACCTCCATCGCGCTCGCAATGCCGGTCAGATTGCCGCCCCGAAGAACGAAAAAGGGGAGATGTTCAAACTCGAAGCAGACAAACCGGAAAAGTGGATTTGCGATGGCGTTCGCGTT is a window encoding:
- a CDS encoding HNH endonuclease, yielding MSSSVLQRPTLVLNRSWQPVAVSTVARALVKVWNESARIVDPADYQQYDWEDWSRLKPEDGDDVIQTQWLQLKVPEVITLTRYDRLPVKIVAFSRRNVFKRDGFTCQYCGCRPGSEELTIDHVIPRSRGGISSWTNCVLACIECNSRKGNRTPEQANMPLRKTPTRPLWNPLYAPHGARIQSWSKFVSEAYWNVELDE